A window from Erythrolamprus reginae isolate rEryReg1 chromosome 9, rEryReg1.hap1, whole genome shotgun sequence encodes these proteins:
- the DEXI gene encoding dexamethasone-induced protein gives MFSAGLFLVNVLILYYAFLLEYIALNVGLVFLPDDVDQALGDLGLLSDPALGLYRLDSDAEPLDGAWD, from the coding sequence ATGTTCTCGGCGGGCCTCTTCCTGGTCAACGTGCTGATCCTGTACTACGCCTTCCTGCTGGAGTACATCGCGCTCAACGTGGGCCTGGTCTTCCTGCCCGACGACGTGGACCAGGCGCTGGGCGACCTCGGGCTCCTCTCCGACCCGGCGCTCGGCCTCTACCGCCTGGACAGCGACGCCGAGCCGCTCGACGGCGCCTGGGACTAG